Proteins encoded in a region of the Triticum dicoccoides isolate Atlit2015 ecotype Zavitan chromosome 3A, WEW_v2.0, whole genome shotgun sequence genome:
- the LOC119273416 gene encoding LRR receptor kinase BAK1-like isoform X2, which translates to MAAQTGAVLLLVGLLALATMASSNTEGDILYSQRQVWKDPNNVLTSWDPTLVNPCTWFHVTCNLDNSVTRVDLGNAGISGTLIPQLGQLKNLQYLELYGNNMSGPIPTTLGNLTRLVSLDLYDNHLTGVIPSSLGAVGTLRFLRLHGNKLAGSIPASLGRLTKLVELELQENMLSGTVPLEILSLVLVGDLTELNVAKNNLAGTVISSKQRVATVIHDTLKTTS; encoded by the exons ATGGCAGCTCAGACCGGAGCAGTGCTCCTCCTCGTCGGCCTCCTTGCTCTTGCAACCATGGCCAGCAGCAACACTGAAG GCGACATCCTTTACTCGCAAAGGCAGGTGTGGAAGGATCCCAACAACGTTCTGACAAGCTGGGATCCGACGCTTGTCAACCCCTGCACTTGGTTCCATGTCACCTGCAACCTCGACAACTCCGTCACCCGAGT GGATTTGGGGAACGCAGGCATCTCAGGCACCCTGATTCCTCAACTGGGACAACTGAAGAACCTGCAGTACCT GGAGCTATACGGGAACAATATGAGTGGACCAATACCAACGACCCTGGGCAACCTGACACGCCTGGTCAGCCTTGATCTCTACGACAACCATCTCACCGGAGTGATACCTTCCTCGCTTGGGGCAGTTGGGACACTGCGTTTCTT GAGGTTGCATGGGAACAAACTGGCAGGGAGTATACCGGCATCGTTGGGCCGTCTGACGAAGCTTGTCGAGCTGGAGCTTCAGGAGAACATGCTGAGCGGCACGGTGCCGCTGGAGATCCTCTCACTTGTTCTTGTTGGGGACTTGACTGAACT GAATGTCGCCAAGAACAATCTTGCCGGCACTGTCATATCATCTAAACAAAGAG TGGCTACGGTCATCCATGACACCCTCAAGACTACAAGCTGA
- the LOC119273416 gene encoding LRR receptor kinase BAK1-like isoform X1 — translation MAAQTGAVLLLVGLLALATMASSNTEGAGDILYSQRQVWKDPNNVLTSWDPTLVNPCTWFHVTCNLDNSVTRVDLGNAGISGTLIPQLGQLKNLQYLELYGNNMSGPIPTTLGNLTRLVSLDLYDNHLTGVIPSSLGAVGTLRFLRLHGNKLAGSIPASLGRLTKLVELELQENMLSGTVPLEILSLVLVGDLTELNVAKNNLAGTVISSKQRVATVIHDTLKTTS, via the exons ATGGCAGCTCAGACCGGAGCAGTGCTCCTCCTCGTCGGCCTCCTTGCTCTTGCAACCATGGCCAGCAGCAACACTGAAGGTGCTG GCGACATCCTTTACTCGCAAAGGCAGGTGTGGAAGGATCCCAACAACGTTCTGACAAGCTGGGATCCGACGCTTGTCAACCCCTGCACTTGGTTCCATGTCACCTGCAACCTCGACAACTCCGTCACCCGAGT GGATTTGGGGAACGCAGGCATCTCAGGCACCCTGATTCCTCAACTGGGACAACTGAAGAACCTGCAGTACCT GGAGCTATACGGGAACAATATGAGTGGACCAATACCAACGACCCTGGGCAACCTGACACGCCTGGTCAGCCTTGATCTCTACGACAACCATCTCACCGGAGTGATACCTTCCTCGCTTGGGGCAGTTGGGACACTGCGTTTCTT GAGGTTGCATGGGAACAAACTGGCAGGGAGTATACCGGCATCGTTGGGCCGTCTGACGAAGCTTGTCGAGCTGGAGCTTCAGGAGAACATGCTGAGCGGCACGGTGCCGCTGGAGATCCTCTCACTTGTTCTTGTTGGGGACTTGACTGAACT GAATGTCGCCAAGAACAATCTTGCCGGCACTGTCATATCATCTAAACAAAGAG TGGCTACGGTCATCCATGACACCCTCAAGACTACAAGCTGA